One genomic window of Solanum dulcamara chromosome 10, daSolDulc1.2, whole genome shotgun sequence includes the following:
- the LOC129870879 gene encoding glyoxylase I 4-like, with product MENPLHLKSLNHISIVCRSVDKSLDFYQNILGFFPIRRPCSFNFDGAWLFNYGIGIHLLQSEDPENMPKISIINPKDNHISFQCESMATVEKRLKEMETEYIKCRVEEGGIYVDQIFFHDPDGTMIEICNCDNLPVIPLSGGDTVLRPCSTLHCTMQQNKIQQMV from the exons ATGGAAAATCCATTGCATTTAAAGTCATTAAATCACATATCAATAGTTTGCAGATCAGTTgataaatctcttgatttttaCCAAAACATTCTTGGATTTTTTCCAATTAGGAGGCCTTGTTCTTTTAATTTTGATGGAGCTTG GTTGTTTAATTATGGAATTGGCATACATCTTTTGCAATCTGAGGATCCAGAGAATATGCCCAAGATTAGCATCATTAATCCCAAGGATAATCACATTTCCTTCCAG TGTGAGAGCATGGCAACAGTAGAAAAAAGGCTTAAAGAGATGGAAACAGAGTATATTAAGTGCAGAGTTGAAGAAGGTGGCATCTATGTTGATCAAATATTCTTCCATGATCCCGATGGCACGATGATCGAGATCTGTAACTGCGATAACTTGCCGGTGATTCCACTTTCCGGTGGTGATACAGTTCTCCGGCCATGCTCAACTCTCCACTGCACCATGCAGCAGAACAAAATTCAACAAATGGTCTAA
- the LOC129870530 gene encoding uncharacterized protein LOC129870530 — MATRTMGEKQNKGSMYVYNLDTGNPKSKSKPKPKPEPDLSTMLKKGISKGWPLRKSKTYRENNVVMTTTRTTKGETTRKSVSSIEGQVVVVNKEIASSRNPILESRKSASCIIGTRKSVTHVELNVASMAAILQVKVLVTDMPGFMQVHAFKCARTTYDSLEKFSSKHMAYSMKKEFDKIYGPAWHCIVGSSFGSYVTHSTGGFLYFSMEKIYILVFKTKVQRTIES; from the exons ATGGCAACAAGAACAATGGGAGAGAAGCAAAACAAAGGATCCATGTATGTATACAACTTAGACACAGGAAATCCAAAGTCAAAGtcaaagccgaagccgaagccagAACCAGACTTATCAACCATGTTAAAGAAAGGGATATCAAAAGGATGGCCCCTTAGAAAATCGAAAACGTATCGCGAAAATAATGTTGTCAtgacaacaacaagaacaacaaaagGAGAAACAACAAGAAAATCAGTTTCATCAATCGAAGGacaagttgttgttgttaataagGAAATTGCATCATCAAGAAATCCAATTCTTGAATCAAGAAAATCAGCTTCTTGCATTATTGGAACAAGAAAATCAGTGACACATGTTGAATTAAATGTGGCATCAATGGCTGCAATTCTTCAAGTTAAAGTATTGGTCACAGACATGCCTGGATTTATGCAAGTTCATGCTTTTAAATGTGCAAGAACTACTTATGATAGCTTGGAGAAATTCAGTTCCAAACATATGGCCTATAGCATGAAAAAG gaatttgataaaatatatgGGCCTGCCTGGCATTGCATAGTGGGCTCAAGTTTTGGGTCATATGTTACTCACTCCACAGGTGGATTCCTCTATTTCTCAATggaaaaaatttatatattagtCTTCAAGACAAAAGTCCAAAGGACCATTGAgtcctaa
- the LOC129871497 gene encoding zinc finger CCCH domain-containing protein 32-like, with translation MEEEFRKRFTDCVYFLASPLTCKKGMECEYRHSEIARLNPRDCWYWLAGSCLNPTCAFRHPPLESHAETSSELAPPPNKSAVPVNKTNTPCYFYFNGYCNKGERCSYLHGPDDGTIAWKSSKVASEVPDEPIAEKKTTAGSEPGPSAGEKHPDSSEMGPKAAADEYIKSKVDLHLMTNNVSEQSASHETSGSPSEEATAVGLDSLVPAEGFTQGGSYLSPNQSSDEEVEENVEREEWLESSPGFDVLVDDRVEGLSHDYERNYLMHHDMEDRELDERFAGYDFEKNLEYDPAYPDTGIVSDKEQDASYYNFENHEMNEHVGVIPIPALGRQSVSRKRELPRELAFRGRGNVDLRDLLKKRRANESDSPDHLSRRLDLSRSNVHEQVRDRHYPQHSQWMPQRRASKVESNVSFSPGFLDRTRLEGANRLKRLRQSQGSSYRQQHFKDRRRDQSRPFANESPRRRMASRKRLTEEFPKMFANEPPKRRMASRKRLTEEVPKMFSAPKTLAQIREEKRRGKEDGNSLEGTGPSGGSKRVDFSGPKPLSEILKDKRRLSSVVSN, from the exons ATGGAGGAAGAATTTCGGAAGCGGTTTACTGATTGTGTATATTTTTTAGCATCTCCCCTTACTTGCAAGAAG GGTATGGAATGTGAATATCGACATAGTGAGATAGCAAGGCTCAATCCCAGGGATTGCTGGTACTGGCTGGCTGGAAGTTGTCTTAATCCAACATGTGCTTTTCGACATCCG CCATTAGAGAGCCATGCTGAGACATCATCTGAATTGGCTCCTCCACCCAACAAATCTGCAGTGCCTGTTAATAAGACAAATACGCCCTGTTACTTCTATTTCAATGGCTATTGCAATAAAGGTGAAAGATGCTCGTATCTGCATGGACCTGATGATGGTACAATTGCATGGAAATCCTCAAAAGTAGCTTCTGAAGTCCCTGATGAACCAATAGCTGAGAAGAAGACTACTGCAGGAAGTGAACCTGGTCCTTCAGCAGGCGAAAAACATCCCGATTCTTCTGAAATGGGGCCCAAGGCAGCAGCAGATGAATATATCAAGTCAAAAGTGGATCTCCATTTGATGACTAATAATGTTAGTGAGCAGAGTGCTTCTCATGAGACTTCAGGATCTCCTTCTGAAGAAGCTACTGCAGTCGGGTTAGATTCTTTAGTCCCTGCTGAAGGCTTTACCCAGGGAGGATCCTATTTGTCCCCCAACCAGAGCTCAGACGAAGAAGTGGAGGAGAACGTGGAGAGAGAGGAGTGGCTGGAATCATCTCCAGGTTTTGATGTTCTTGTTGATGATAGAGTAGAAGGTTTGAGTCATGATTATGAACGTAATTATCTGATGCATCATGATATGGAAGACAGGGAGCTTGATGAACGGTTTGCTGGATATGATTTTGAGAAAAACCTCGAGTATGATCCTGCATATCCAGATACCGGAATTGTGTCCGACAAAGAACAAGACGCTTCTTATTATAACTTTGAGAATCATGAAATGAATGAACATGTCGGAGTCATCCCTATCCCTGCTCTTGGAAGACAAAGTGTATCACGTAAAAGAGAGTTGCCTAGAGAACTGGCTTTTCGTGGCAGAGGCAATGTTGACCTCCGGGACCTTCTGAAGAAGCGACGAGCCAATGAAAGTGATTCTCCAGATCACTTGTCTAGAAGGCTTGACCTGTCTAGGTCGAATGTCCATGAGCAAGTCAGAGACAGGCATTATCCACAGCATTCCCAGTGGATGCCTCAAAGACGGGCTTCAAAAGTGGAAAGCAACGTTTCTTTCTCCCCCGGCTTTTTGGACCGCACTCGTCTGGAGGGTGCCAATCGGCTGAAAAGGTTGAGACAGTCTCAAGGAAGCAGTTACAGACAGCAGCATTTCAAGGACAGGAGACGGGACCAGTCACGGCCTTTTGCAAATGAATCCCCTAGGAGGAGGATGGCTTCTAGGAAGAGATTGACTGAAGAATTTCCAAAGATGTTTGCAAATGAACCCCCTAAGAGGAGGATGGCTTCTAGGAAGAGATTGACTGAAGAAGTTCCAAAGATGTTTAGTGCACCCAAGACTCTAGCTCAGATTAGAGAAGAAAAGAGGAGAGGAAAAGAAGATGGAAATTCTCTTGAGGGAACAGGTCCATCTGGAGGAAGTAAAAGAGTAGATTTTTCAGGTCCAAAACCCCTCAGTGAAATTCTCAAAGACAAAAGAAGGCTGAGCTCAGTAGTGAGCAATTAG